From a region of the Solirubrobacterales bacterium genome:
- a CDS encoding SRPBCC family protein, which translates to MEASESAAQANGFSIVVGARRTIRFPQADVYALLSDLRLHWPLLGADLVDAGIVDGSDEGSADLLLRGPFPGLERRVVTRITYAVADSAFGGEAMAGSTRAEIDWRLAPCGERATEVSFDVRIDPGGLRDRLLVTAARPWLHLRCGQVLARLERELAKAAAA; encoded by the coding sequence ATGGAAGCGTCTGAATCCGCCGCGCAGGCGAACGGATTCTCGATCGTGGTCGGCGCGCGGCGAACGATTCGCTTTCCCCAGGCCGATGTCTACGCGTTGCTCAGCGACCTGCGTCTGCACTGGCCGCTGCTCGGCGCGGACCTTGTGGACGCCGGGATCGTCGATGGCAGCGACGAAGGCTCGGCCGACCTGCTTCTGCGCGGACCGTTCCCGGGTCTCGAGCGTCGCGTGGTCACGCGCATCACCTACGCCGTGGCCGACTCCGCGTTCGGGGGCGAGGCGATGGCGGGCTCGACGCGCGCGGAAATCGACTGGAGGCTTGCTCCATGTGGCGAGCGTGCGACCGAGGTTTCATTTGACGTCCGGATCGATCCCGGTGGGTTGCGCGACAGGCTGCTCGTGACTGCGGCGCGCCCGTGGCTCCATCTTCGCTGCGGGCAGGTGCTTGCTCGGCTCGAGCGTGAACTCGCGAAGGCAGCGGCGGCGTGA
- a CDS encoding metallophosphoesterase — MRESTRATAIPAAARLADDADWRAQPSDVSGVGTPLKRFSWLNPRTLWRSRNNVLASLTGDPTENARAAWVHAQEKTHGSDFTIQRNDLGDFSFMVVGDTGEGDRSQYSVVPAFLNAAKDSEFSVIASDVVYPDGDVNEYVGKFFIPFADYPRPIYAIPGNHDWLDGLVGFMRHFCDAAPPAHKFRPPRRAKWSRLALVLHAVFWRRPRSLDTRTLAIAKELRGEAQASGPAQPNMYFCIDTPGLRMIAIDVGILGRLDHAQGAWLKRVSAGSKPKLLISGKPVYAGAYMSPRRILGPDGSDAGGGLLWSLVRDPANNFIAMIAGDVHHYERHSVRVGDGREIHCMISGGGGAFMTSTHQLAKVDRPDVDESAWMVYPTRADSLRAYSIILLRKLRRLAPWRGSRPVHGIPADEAAVIVSERHGLDLAAELARGEGAGDPSAITVSRRSRMLATLIYPPRGWFTAEKISEALDWDDPPFFKNFVRVDVTGDRVTLTSYGVTGLERDVAEPAVIDRIEIETGATDGSV; from the coding sequence ATGCGCGAGAGCACCAGGGCGACCGCGATCCCGGCCGCCGCGCGACTGGCCGACGATGCCGACTGGCGCGCGCAGCCGTCGGACGTCTCAGGCGTCGGCACGCCGCTCAAACGCTTTTCCTGGCTGAACCCGCGCACGCTCTGGCGTTCACGCAACAACGTTCTCGCGTCGCTGACGGGCGATCCGACCGAGAACGCTCGGGCGGCGTGGGTGCACGCTCAGGAAAAGACTCACGGCAGCGACTTCACGATTCAGCGCAATGACCTCGGCGACTTTTCATTCATGGTGGTCGGCGACACCGGTGAGGGCGATCGATCGCAGTACTCGGTGGTGCCCGCGTTTCTGAACGCAGCCAAGGACAGTGAGTTCTCCGTGATCGCCAGCGACGTCGTCTACCCGGATGGCGACGTGAACGAGTACGTCGGCAAGTTCTTCATCCCGTTTGCCGACTACCCGCGACCGATCTACGCGATCCCGGGAAACCACGACTGGCTCGACGGGCTCGTGGGATTCATGCGTCACTTCTGCGATGCGGCGCCTCCGGCTCACAAGTTTCGCCCGCCGCGTCGCGCGAAGTGGTCGCGACTTGCGCTGGTTCTTCACGCGGTCTTCTGGCGCCGACCGCGCTCGCTCGACACGCGGACGCTCGCGATCGCCAAAGAGCTGCGTGGCGAAGCCCAGGCCAGCGGACCGGCGCAGCCGAACATGTACTTCTGCATCGACACGCCGGGGCTGCGCATGATCGCGATCGATGTCGGGATCCTCGGGCGACTCGATCATGCTCAGGGCGCGTGGCTAAAACGCGTCTCGGCTGGGTCAAAGCCAAAGCTGCTGATAAGCGGCAAGCCGGTGTACGCCGGCGCGTACATGAGCCCGCGCCGGATTCTCGGACCGGACGGGTCGGATGCGGGCGGCGGGTTGCTGTGGTCGCTCGTGCGCGATCCCGCCAACAACTTCATCGCGATGATCGCGGGCGACGTCCATCACTACGAACGTCACAGTGTTCGGGTGGGCGACGGGCGCGAAATTCACTGCATGATTTCGGGCGGCGGCGGTGCATTCATGACATCCACGCATCAGCTCGCCAAAGTCGATCGACCAGACGTGGATGAAAGCGCCTGGATGGTCTACCCGACGCGTGCCGACTCGCTACGCGCTTACTCGATCATCCTGTTGCGAAAGCTGCGCCGGCTTGCTCCTTGGCGTGGCAGTCGGCCGGTGCACGGAATCCCGGCCGATGAGGCGGCGGTGATCGTTTCTGAGCGCCACGGGCTTGACCTCGCCGCTGAACTCGCACGCGGCGAGGGCGCCGGCGATCCGTCAGCGATCACGGTCTCGCGTCGCTCACGCATGCTCGCGACTTTGATCTACCCGCCACGCGGCTGGTTCACGGCCGAGAAGATCTCCGAGGCGCTCGACTGGGACGATCCGCCCTTCTTCAAGAACTTCGTGCGCGTTGATGTGACCGGCGATCGCGTGACGCTCACTTCGTATGGCGTGACGGGCCTGGAGCGCGACGTTGCCGAGCCAGCTGTGATCGACAGGATTGAGATCGAGACCGGAGCAACTGATGGAAGCGTCTGA
- a CDS encoding dihydrofolate reductase family protein produces the protein MSELTKLFPAGPDAARVGSREAYSGLEFGAGAPEDRPYVVVNMVATADGQGRIGKNTAELGGAADADLFSTLRERVDCVMAGIGTIAAESYNAPATKPEVQERRAAAGLSARPLVSTVTRSGELPIAAPMFADAELRIALFSEVDLDFVGVAAQVDRIATTSPPEILRTLRHDYDVRSLLLEGGPHLNTPFFAEELVDELFLTVAPVLIGNGDPFPIIAGRLPRNQKLHLISAFSGDEHLFLRYRVD, from the coding sequence ATGAGCGAGCTAACGAAGTTGTTTCCGGCCGGGCCGGACGCCGCGCGCGTTGGGTCTCGCGAGGCGTATTCCGGGCTCGAGTTCGGAGCCGGTGCCCCCGAGGATCGGCCATACGTGGTCGTGAACATGGTCGCCACCGCGGATGGCCAGGGCCGGATAGGTAAGAACACGGCCGAACTCGGCGGGGCCGCGGATGCGGACTTGTTTTCGACGTTGCGCGAGCGCGTCGACTGCGTGATGGCGGGCATAGGCACGATCGCTGCCGAGAGTTACAACGCGCCGGCGACCAAGCCAGAGGTGCAGGAGCGTCGGGCCGCGGCCGGACTGTCGGCGCGCCCATTGGTTTCCACGGTCACGCGTTCAGGTGAACTGCCGATCGCCGCTCCCATGTTTGCCGACGCCGAGCTGCGGATTGCGCTGTTCAGTGAGGTGGACCTGGATTTCGTAGGCGTCGCCGCGCAGGTCGATCGGATAGCCACCACGTCGCCGCCCGAGATCCTCCGCACGCTGCGCCACGACTACGACGTTCGCTCGCTCCTCCTGGAGGGCGGGCCGCATCTGAACACGCCGTTCTTTGCAGAGGAACTCGTGGATGAACTTTTTCTGACCGTCGCACCAGTGTTGATCGGAAACGGCGATCCATTCCCGATTATCGCCGGCCGGCTTCCGCGCAATCAGAAGCTCCATCTGATAAGCGCCTTCTCCGGGGACGAGCACCTCTTTCTGCGCTACCGGGTGGACTGA
- a CDS encoding TetR/AcrR family transcriptional regulator, with amino-acid sequence MEPGITTKTQKRTRLSPEARREQLVEIGARLFAERPFNDVWIEQVAQEAGVSRGLVYHYFPNKSDFFSAIVRHGMRHAFEMTAPDQTLPPDRWLSDGVERLVAFVETNANAFRAVFAGRHSVDEDVRAAVRENRDAQVERICAVLSPDEPATETLRMAVEGWIAMLDAMLLEWVDGRPIQRDRLVKLACGSLIGAVVTAMHADGKGDQIASMQHLAPDVYGKS; translated from the coding sequence CTGGAGCCCGGGATAACTACGAAAACACAGAAACGGACCCGACTTTCACCCGAAGCCCGGCGAGAGCAACTAGTCGAGATCGGTGCGCGGCTCTTTGCCGAGCGCCCATTCAACGACGTCTGGATCGAACAGGTGGCCCAGGAGGCCGGCGTTTCCCGCGGGCTGGTTTACCACTACTTCCCGAACAAGAGCGACTTCTTCTCGGCGATCGTGCGGCACGGAATGCGCCACGCGTTTGAGATGACTGCGCCGGACCAGACGTTGCCGCCGGATCGTTGGCTGAGCGACGGGGTAGAGCGGCTGGTTGCCTTCGTCGAGACGAACGCCAACGCATTCCGCGCCGTATTCGCCGGCCGCCACAGTGTTGACGAGGATGTGCGCGCGGCAGTTCGCGAGAACCGCGATGCCCAGGTCGAGCGAATCTGCGCGGTGCTCTCGCCCGACGAGCCAGCCACCGAAACTCTGCGAATGGCCGTCGAGGGTTGGATCGCAATGCTCGACGCGATGCTGCTCGAGTGGGTCGACGGGCGACCGATCCAGCGCGATCGTCTCGTCAAGTTGGCGTGCGGTTCGTTGATCGGAGCGGTCGTCACGGCGATGCACGCCGACGGCAAGGGAGATCAGATCGCATCGATGCAGCACCTCGCGCCTGACGTGTACGGCAAGAGTTGA
- a CDS encoding MFS transporter, whose product MGDKIDGHSVNKWLVLVVVCFAQFMVVLDATIVNVALPSIQTDLDLSPTNLQWIVNAYTLVFGGFLLLGGRAADLLGRKKLFIAGTVIFSVASLVNALATSGEMLIIARGFQGLGGALTSPAALSIITTTFDEGPDRTKALSIWGGIAAGGAAFGLLLGGVLTDTLDWRWNFIINVPIGLGVIAAALRLVPESRHATDERHFDVGGAVTVTAGLMVLVYAIVKAPEWGWASAETIGWFVGAIALLASFVMIELRSPQPLVRLSFFKKRWITIADLSMFVVAGGLFGMFYFASLYVQQVLGYNPLQAGAAFLPVSLGIGIGAGISQQLIGRFGVKPVVMPGMALASIGLVILASTTKVDGTYLALLAGLAPMAVGMGMTFVPLTLVATAGVDPMEGGLASGLFNTSQQVGGALGLAILATVAANTTGAAETPAAMVDGFQAAFIVAAGLMIAGLLLVSFGLRKREIDQIHVGEAVPVPV is encoded by the coding sequence ATGGGCGACAAGATCGATGGCCACAGCGTCAACAAGTGGCTCGTTCTCGTCGTCGTCTGCTTCGCGCAGTTCATGGTCGTGCTCGACGCGACCATCGTCAACGTCGCTCTCCCCTCAATCCAGACCGACCTTGACCTCTCGCCGACAAACCTTCAATGGATCGTCAATGCCTACACCTTGGTCTTCGGCGGCTTCTTGCTGCTCGGCGGCCGCGCAGCCGACCTGCTTGGCCGGAAGAAGCTGTTCATCGCAGGAACTGTGATCTTCTCGGTCGCCTCGCTCGTCAACGCGCTGGCCACGTCCGGCGAAATGCTGATCATCGCCCGCGGGTTCCAAGGACTCGGTGGCGCGCTCACCTCGCCCGCGGCACTCTCGATCATCACGACAACGTTTGACGAGGGCCCCGACCGCACGAAGGCACTTTCGATCTGGGGCGGCATCGCTGCAGGTGGCGCCGCGTTCGGTCTTCTGCTCGGCGGCGTCCTCACCGACACGCTCGACTGGCGCTGGAACTTCATCATCAACGTGCCGATCGGCCTCGGCGTGATCGCCGCAGCCCTCCGGCTTGTCCCCGAGTCTCGCCACGCGACCGACGAACGTCACTTTGATGTCGGCGGCGCAGTCACTGTCACCGCGGGGTTGATGGTGCTCGTCTACGCGATCGTGAAGGCGCCGGAGTGGGGCTGGGCATCGGCCGAGACGATCGGCTGGTTCGTCGGAGCGATCGCATTGCTTGCGAGTTTCGTGATGATCGAGCTGCGCTCGCCGCAACCGCTCGTGCGCCTGTCGTTCTTCAAGAAGCGGTGGATCACGATCGCCGACCTGTCGATGTTCGTCGTCGCCGGAGGCCTGTTCGGCATGTTCTATTTCGCTTCGCTTTACGTCCAGCAGGTGCTCGGGTATAACCCACTGCAGGCTGGCGCGGCGTTCCTGCCGGTCTCACTCGGCATCGGAATCGGCGCTGGGATCTCGCAGCAGCTGATCGGTCGCTTCGGCGTCAAGCCTGTGGTGATGCCCGGCATGGCGCTGGCCTCAATCGGGCTCGTCATCCTCGCCTCCACCACCAAGGTTGACGGCACCTACCTCGCGCTTCTTGCGGGCCTGGCTCCGATGGCCGTCGGCATGGGCATGACATTCGTGCCGCTGACGCTCGTTGCGACTGCCGGTGTCGATCCGATGGAAGGCGGCCTGGCTTCGGGCCTGTTCAACACGTCGCAACAGGTCGGCGGAGCACTCGGGTTGGCGATCCTCGCGACGGTCGCAGCCAATACGACCGGCGCAGCGGAAACGCCGGCCGCGATGGTCGACGGCTTCCAAGCCGCATTCATCGTCGCAGCGGGACTAATGATCGCCGGACTCCTGCTCGTGAGCTTCGGTCTTCGCAAGCGCGAGATCGACCAGATCCACGTTGGAGAGGCAGTGCCGGTCCCCGTATGA
- a CDS encoding TetR/AcrR family transcriptional regulator → MTDAAAARRPRADAARNRERILEVANEAFREGGLEVSVAEIARRAGVGSGTLFRNFPTKADLIHAIVEMHMNQWLDEIERSLAAEDVGPAFDAFFERAVLFNYLDRGMLEAVKGGMLNDEPELTACKSAALESTNRLIAHAQAAGVLRQDLNADDIYALSAGVAESAHAAVREGRADPKDAYRRYMVIVLAGLRPE, encoded by the coding sequence ATGACCGACGCCGCCGCAGCCAGGCGCCCCCGCGCCGACGCAGCCCGCAACCGCGAGCGCATCCTCGAAGTCGCCAACGAAGCATTTCGTGAAGGCGGCCTCGAGGTCAGCGTCGCGGAGATCGCGCGGCGCGCGGGCGTTGGCAGCGGCACGCTCTTCCGGAACTTTCCGACCAAGGCGGATCTGATTCACGCAATCGTCGAGATGCATATGAACCAGTGGCTCGACGAGATCGAACGGTCGCTTGCGGCAGAAGATGTCGGCCCGGCTTTTGACGCGTTTTTCGAGCGCGCCGTTCTGTTCAACTACCTGGACCGCGGCATGCTCGAGGCCGTCAAGGGCGGCATGCTCAACGACGAACCGGAGCTGACCGCCTGCAAATCGGCGGCACTGGAATCGACCAACCGGCTGATTGCGCACGCCCAGGCGGCCGGTGTCCTGCGCCAAGACCTCAATGCCGACGACATCTACGCGCTCTCAGCTGGAGTCGCCGAGTCAGCGCACGCCGCCGTCAGAGAAGGCCGCGCCGATCCCAAGGATGCCTACAGGCGCTACATGGTGATCGTCCTCGCCGGCCTGCGGCCAGAGTAA
- a CDS encoding GGDEF domain-containing protein — protein sequence MANTAFMNNEHGDGLPRADGAAAYGLFEGAGDFDEALGAGIAWRTAAVLFWIAGFGALVQLVTGLISAPLSYPELTVAVSLFAIAMGCVWWVVGKLNIDQRWLHLGVVMSYGILVLMFANAPSVASELGIVYLVPLIYVALFLPSRALFFYIGLSIALILLTSMRHAESQFGLLPGLMTIVALASTAGLTLYVRLELNRIAKQAIALSGRDALTGLSNLRPLYERVERGLAEAERGHGGITVVMLDLECFKRVNDEYSHSVGDETLRVVAQAISDTVRKDELVARRGGDEFAIVTSATDQEDIQSLVRRVSHNVSDARVDMLPGVRSGVTVGYATNVEDDTVGKLLARADRELNDAKASARIERWSWRQRKLNDVVDEIEGDIQ from the coding sequence ATGGCGAACACCGCTTTTATGAACAACGAGCACGGCGACGGCCTCCCCCGAGCAGACGGAGCAGCCGCTTACGGCCTGTTTGAAGGGGCCGGAGATTTCGACGAAGCCTTGGGCGCGGGGATCGCCTGGCGCACAGCCGCCGTGCTCTTCTGGATTGCTGGTTTCGGCGCGCTCGTGCAGCTCGTCACGGGCCTGATCAGCGCGCCGCTCTCGTACCCCGAGCTGACCGTCGCGGTCTCGCTTTTCGCGATCGCGATGGGCTGCGTCTGGTGGGTCGTCGGCAAACTCAACATCGATCAGCGATGGCTTCACCTTGGCGTGGTGATGTCGTACGGAATCCTCGTGCTGATGTTCGCAAACGCTCCGAGCGTTGCGTCCGAGCTCGGGATCGTGTACCTCGTTCCGCTGATCTACGTGGCGCTCTTTCTGCCCTCGCGAGCACTCTTCTTCTACATCGGCCTCTCGATCGCATTGATCCTGTTGACCTCGATGCGCCACGCCGAGAGTCAGTTCGGGCTCTTGCCGGGACTGATGACAATCGTTGCGCTGGCGTCAACGGCCGGACTGACTCTGTACGTGCGTCTGGAACTGAATCGCATCGCCAAGCAAGCGATCGCGCTGTCCGGGCGCGACGCGCTCACCGGTCTTTCAAACCTTCGCCCGCTCTACGAGCGCGTCGAACGCGGTCTCGCCGAGGCCGAACGCGGGCATGGCGGAATCACCGTTGTGATGCTCGACCTTGAGTGCTTCAAGCGCGTCAACGACGAGTACTCGCACTCGGTCGGCGACGAGACGCTACGCGTGGTCGCCCAGGCGATCTCTGACACCGTGCGCAAGGACGAGTTGGTTGCGCGCCGCGGCGGCGACGAGTTCGCGATCGTCACGAGCGCGACCGACCAGGAAGACATTCAGAGCTTGGTCCGCCGCGTCAGCCACAACGTTTCGGACGCCCGCGTCGACATGCTTCCCGGCGTGCGCTCGGGCGTGACGGTCGGCTACGCCACCAACGTCGAAGACGACACAGTCGGCAAGCTGCTCGCCCGCGCCGACCGCGAGCTCAACGACGCGAAGGCGAGCGCGAGGATCGAACGCTGGTCCTGGCGGCAACGCAAGCTCAACGACGTCGTCGACGAAATCGAAGGCGACATCCAGTGA
- a CDS encoding GGDEF domain-containing protein, whose product MSWRSGHGLRKTLGDFGLRHSAKNAYRPMRRPGEPPILLTDERLRVHRNVFWFGAAFIYGITGVVTLTALVVDALAPGLNVPEEAFSTTTIAVSLVAMAMAAFWLTMAARNEPALPWMNAIIGIGTLLISVVALTSGEFGPIILPYLLAPAMAAAFYMPFKQAIGHLLLITAVMFVVAFSTSETENGKIVALNVWFFTMMGAAMLMVARKRIQDGIIHNVSLAGRDPLTGVANLRKFQERLRSEIDRSERSGDPLTLLMIDLDDFKRVNDEYSYTLGDAVLAASAKTMDSVVRANELLARRGGDEFAVIAVGADEERGEMLALRIREVVRRERARLCPDVSPEASVGVVQWASGETPENLIGRADAALKTAKRKAYSGDAEDVA is encoded by the coding sequence GTGAGCTGGAGATCGGGCCACGGCCTGCGCAAGACCTTGGGCGATTTCGGCTTGCGTCACAGCGCGAAGAACGCTTACCGACCGATGCGTCGTCCGGGCGAGCCGCCAATTCTTCTGACCGACGAACGCCTGCGCGTGCACCGCAACGTCTTCTGGTTCGGCGCGGCCTTCATCTACGGAATCACCGGAGTGGTCACGCTGACCGCGCTGGTGGTGGACGCACTCGCGCCGGGCCTGAACGTCCCGGAGGAAGCTTTCTCCACAACAACGATTGCGGTGTCGCTCGTGGCGATGGCGATGGCCGCCTTCTGGCTGACGATGGCCGCGCGCAACGAACCGGCGCTGCCCTGGATGAACGCGATCATCGGAATCGGCACGCTGCTGATCTCGGTCGTCGCCCTCACCTCCGGCGAATTCGGTCCGATCATCCTGCCGTACCTGCTCGCGCCCGCGATGGCCGCCGCGTTCTACATGCCGTTCAAGCAGGCGATCGGGCACCTCTTGTTGATCACCGCCGTCATGTTCGTCGTCGCGTTTTCAACCTCGGAGACAGAGAACGGCAAGATCGTCGCTCTGAACGTCTGGTTCTTCACGATGATGGGCGCCGCGATGCTTATGGTTGCGCGCAAGCGCATTCAGGACGGCATCATCCACAACGTGTCGCTCGCGGGCCGCGACCCACTGACCGGCGTCGCCAACCTGCGCAAGTTTCAGGAGCGTCTGCGCTCGGAGATCGATCGCTCGGAACGAAGCGGAGACCCGCTCACGCTGTTGATGATCGACCTCGACGACTTCAAGCGCGTGAACGATGAGTACAGCTACACGCTCGGCGACGCCGTGCTCGCGGCGAGCGCAAAGACGATGGACAGCGTCGTCCGCGCAAACGAGTTGCTCGCGCGGCGCGGCGGGGACGAGTTCGCCGTGATCGCAGTGGGTGCCGACGAAGAGCGCGGCGAGATGCTCGCGCTACGAATCCGCGAGGTGGTTCGCCGCGAACGCGCGCGCCTCTGCCCCGACGTCTCGCCAGAAGCAAGCGTTGGCGTTGTTCAGTGGGCCTCCGGAGAAACGCCGGAGAATCTGATCGGTCGAGCCGATGCCGCCCTGAAGACTGCCAAGCGCAAGGCGTACAGTGGCGACGCCGAGGACGTCGCCTAA
- a CDS encoding TetR/AcrR family transcriptional regulator — protein sequence MNETDEHAPDGEIDDEPVVRKRLSRGERYDLILEHAIDVFGTRGYHNVAMDDIADAAGVSKALVYQHFESKDELYLEVLLSFQRQITESVLPAWAADLPPQERFWRGFVAFFDFVDKNRQAWGVLYRDAVEIDDAMIKGIHSMNTELAEAVADSFIKVLEERESHELLTQYSLAAGHAVVGACHSLADYWLDHPEETNFRLAGTAMAVLWNGFGHMIDEGQPWYPTEQMLKGLV from the coding sequence ATGAATGAGACAGACGAGCACGCGCCTGACGGCGAGATCGACGACGAGCCCGTCGTTCGCAAACGCCTCTCGCGCGGCGAACGCTACGACCTGATCCTTGAGCATGCGATCGACGTTTTCGGCACCCGTGGGTACCACAACGTCGCAATGGACGACATCGCTGACGCTGCTGGGGTTTCCAAGGCGCTGGTCTACCAACACTTCGAGAGCAAGGACGAGCTCTATCTGGAGGTGCTGCTCTCGTTCCAACGCCAGATCACGGAATCCGTACTGCCGGCCTGGGCCGCAGACCTTCCGCCGCAGGAGCGCTTCTGGCGCGGCTTCGTCGCGTTCTTCGACTTCGTTGACAAGAACCGTCAGGCCTGGGGTGTGCTCTATCGCGACGCGGTCGAAATCGACGACGCCATGATCAAAGGCATCCACTCGATGAACACTGAGCTGGCAGAGGCCGTCGCGGACTCATTCATCAAGGTGCTCGAGGAGCGCGAGTCGCACGAGCTGCTCACGCAGTACTCGCTGGCGGCGGGTCACGCAGTGGTTGGTGCTTGCCACTCGCTCGCCGACTACTGGCTCGATCATCCCGAGGAAACGAACTTCCGTCTCGCCGGTACGGCGATGGCCGTGCTCTGGAACGGATTCGGCCACATGATCGACGAAGGCCAGCCGTGGTACCCGACCGAACAGATGCTCAAGGGCCTCGTTTAG
- a CDS encoding alcohol dehydrogenase catalytic domain-containing protein has translation MLAVTSQGPELISVEDVPKPDLEVNTDAIVRITTSALCGTDMHVYHHKIPNVPAGWIVGHEFCGVVEDIGDAVTGFKPGDRVVSSMYVACGRCPACVSGDHRRCKDFQMFGMGAAFGNLPGGQAEYVRVPLADMTLRSIPGELSDESTIFTGDILATAFTALRQSGIVEGDTIAIVGAGPVGELLAMCAPIFGAGQVYVIDIIPERLESVKKFGATTIDPREQDPRKLIKEQTGGLMCDAVFEAAGNEPAMKTAFSLPRANGSVVLVGMLVNEHFPLTAGDLWLRNTRVIPVLGAPYSHRDELLKLIAAGKIDAAQIITDRIPLSGAAEAYAAFDRKELQKAIFEVGS, from the coding sequence ATGCTCGCAGTTACTTCTCAGGGCCCGGAGTTGATCAGCGTCGAGGACGTGCCCAAGCCCGATCTCGAAGTCAACACCGACGCGATCGTGCGCATCACCACCTCGGCGCTCTGCGGCACGGACATGCATGTCTACCACCACAAGATTCCCAACGTCCCGGCCGGCTGGATCGTCGGGCACGAGTTCTGCGGAGTGGTCGAGGACATCGGCGACGCCGTCACGGGCTTCAAACCGGGCGACCGGGTTGTCAGCTCGATGTATGTCGCGTGCGGTCGCTGCCCGGCCTGCGTCTCCGGCGATCATCGCCGCTGCAAGGACTTCCAGATGTTTGGCATGGGCGCAGCTTTCGGAAATTTGCCCGGTGGACAGGCCGAGTATGTACGCGTGCCGCTCGCCGACATGACGCTGCGCTCGATTCCCGGTGAGCTTTCCGACGAGTCGACAATCTTCACGGGCGACATCCTTGCCACGGCGTTCACCGCGCTCAGGCAGTCCGGCATCGTCGAAGGCGACACGATTGCGATCGTCGGCGCCGGGCCGGTGGGCGAGTTGTTGGCGATGTGTGCGCCGATCTTCGGCGCCGGCCAGGTGTATGTCATCGACATCATTCCGGAGCGCCTCGAAAGCGTGAAGAAGTTTGGAGCAACGACGATCGATCCGCGCGAGCAGGACCCGCGAAAGTTGATCAAGGAGCAGACGGGCGGACTGATGTGTGACGCGGTCTTTGAGGCCGCGGGCAACGAGCCCGCGATGAAGACGGCATTTTCACTGCCGCGAGCAAACGGCTCGGTCGTGCTCGTCGGCATGCTCGTCAACGAACACTTTCCTCTTACGGCGGGAGATCTCTGGCTGCGCAACACCCGCGTGATCCCAGTACTCGGTGCGCCCTACAGCCACCGCGACGAGCTCTTGAAGCTGATCGCCGCAGGAAAGATCGACGCAGCGCAGATCATCACCGACCGTATTCCGCTTTCCGGCGCGGCCGAGGCGTACGCTGCATTTGACCGGAAAGAACTGCAGAAAGCGATCTTCGAGGTTGGATCATGA
- a CDS encoding Nif3-like dinuclear metal center hexameric protein — MASREEIVEFLDKLLDSPGFPDYGPNGLQVPGAADVSSIITGVSATRELFEVALQKESSMVLVHHGIFWGDAGALSEMQAGRLRVLLANDLNLVAYHLPLDAHPSVGNNALLIEELGLALEESFGDYKGRSVGFIATSPGIGGEELASTISRRLGREPLHLAYGPERIERVAVIAGSAPDYIEAAAAAGCDAFITGEAAERVNSAAKELGIHFYAAGHHATEKLGVQRLGEALVEHFGITHEFIDIPNPI; from the coding sequence ATGGCTTCGCGCGAGGAGATAGTTGAGTTCCTGGACAAGCTGCTTGATTCGCCCGGGTTTCCTGATTATGGGCCCAACGGGTTGCAGGTTCCTGGGGCCGCTGATGTGAGTTCGATCATCACCGGCGTGAGCGCCACGAGAGAACTTTTCGAAGTCGCGCTTCAAAAAGAATCGTCGATGGTGCTGGTACATCATGGGATCTTTTGGGGGGATGCCGGAGCTTTGAGCGAGATGCAGGCTGGGCGATTGCGGGTTCTGTTGGCGAACGACCTGAACCTTGTCGCTTACCACTTGCCGCTTGATGCTCACCCGTCCGTTGGGAACAACGCGCTGCTTATTGAAGAGTTGGGATTGGCGTTGGAGGAGTCGTTCGGTGACTACAAGGGTCGATCGGTCGGGTTTATTGCCACATCCCCTGGAATTGGCGGCGAGGAATTGGCATCGACGATTTCCAGGCGGTTGGGCCGGGAGCCGCTGCACCTCGCGTACGGTCCCGAGCGGATTGAGCGCGTTGCAGTGATCGCTGGCTCAGCTCCGGATTACATCGAGGCTGCGGCCGCCGCAGGCTGCGACGCCTTCATCACCGGCGAGGCCGCAGAGCGAGTCAACTCCGCGGCGAAGGAGCTGGGGATCCACTTCTACGCGGCAGGACACCACGCCACCGAGAAACTCGGCGTCCAGCGATTGGGCGAAGCCTTGGTCGAGCACTTCGGCATCACGCACGAATTCATCGACATCCCTAACCCGATCTAA